One Mesorhizobium sp. J428 DNA segment encodes these proteins:
- a CDS encoding B12-binding domain-containing protein gives MSDDEIILSELSDDELVQQMHDDLYDGLKEEIEEGTNILLERGWAPYKVLTEALVEGMRIVGEDFRDGILFVPEVLLSANAMKAGMAILRPLLAATGAPKQGKLVIGTVKGDIHDIGKNLVGMMMEGAGFDVVDLGINNPVEKYLEAIEREKPDILGMSALLTTTMPYMKVVIDTLKEKGIRDDYVVLVGGAPLNEEFGKAVGADAYCRDAAVAVETAKDFMKRKHNQRANA, from the coding sequence ATGTCCGACGACGAGATCATTCTCTCCGAGCTTTCCGACGACGAACTCGTGCAGCAGATGCACGACGACCTCTATGACGGGCTGAAGGAAGAGATCGAGGAAGGCACGAACATCCTGCTCGAACGCGGCTGGGCGCCCTATAAGGTGCTGACCGAGGCGCTGGTCGAGGGCATGCGAATCGTCGGCGAGGATTTCCGCGACGGCATCCTGTTCGTGCCGGAAGTGCTGCTCTCGGCCAATGCGATGAAGGCGGGCATGGCGATCCTGCGCCCGCTGCTCGCCGCCACCGGCGCACCGAAGCAGGGCAAGCTGGTGATCGGCACCGTGAAAGGTGACATCCACGACATCGGCAAGAACCTCGTCGGCATGATGATGGAGGGCGCGGGCTTCGACGTCGTCGACCTCGGCATCAACAATCCGGTCGAGAAGTATCTGGAGGCGATCGAGCGCGAGAAGCCGGACATTCTCGGCATGTCGGCGCTGCTGACCACGACCATGCCCTATATGAAGGTCGTGATCGACACGCTGAAGGAAAAGGGCATCCGCGACGACTATGTCGTGCTCGTCGGCGGCGCGCCGCTCAACGAGGAGTTCGGCAAGGCCGTGGGCGCAGACGCCTATTGCCGCGACGCGGCCGTGGCGGTCGAGACCGCCAAGGATTTCATGAAGCGCAAGCATAACCAGCGCGCCAACGCCTGA
- a CDS encoding methylenetetrahydrofolate reductase: MTPILPLQPDENPAGVHLPLEPLPGHTSRGRLERILRRGEFAVTTELNPPDSADPEDVYNRAKIFDGWVDGINAVDASGANCHMSSVGICALLTRMGYAPIMQIACRDKNRIAIQGDVLGAAAMGVANILCLTGDGVQAGDQPGAKPVFDLDSISLLETIRIMRDNGKFLSGRKLTTPPQLFLGAAVNPFAPPYDFRPIHLGKKIAAGAQFIQTQYCFDVPMLKTFMAKARDLGLLDKVFLLVGVGPLASAKTAKWIRSNVPGIHIPDAVIQRLEGAQDQKKEGKQLCIDIINEVKEIPGVSGIHVMAYRQEEYVAEIVSESGVLRGRRPWNREAARDELVVAERMRHLREDEPDQAPQKIVERVGH, from the coding sequence ATGACGCCGATCCTGCCCTTGCAGCCGGACGAGAACCCGGCCGGCGTTCATCTGCCGCTGGAGCCCCTGCCCGGCCACACCTCGCGCGGGCGGCTGGAGCGCATCCTGCGCCGGGGCGAATTCGCGGTGACGACCGAACTCAACCCGCCGGATTCCGCCGATCCTGAGGACGTCTACAACCGCGCGAAAATCTTCGACGGCTGGGTGGACGGCATCAACGCCGTCGATGCGTCGGGCGCGAACTGCCATATGTCTTCGGTCGGCATCTGCGCGCTGCTGACCCGCATGGGCTATGCCCCGATCATGCAGATTGCCTGCCGCGACAAGAACCGCATCGCCATCCAGGGCGACGTGCTGGGCGCGGCCGCGATGGGCGTCGCCAACATATTGTGCCTCACTGGCGATGGCGTGCAGGCAGGCGACCAGCCTGGCGCCAAGCCGGTCTTCGACCTCGATTCGATCTCGCTGCTCGAGACGATCCGGATCATGCGCGACAACGGCAAGTTCCTGTCCGGCCGCAAGCTGACGACGCCGCCGCAGCTCTTCCTCGGCGCCGCGGTGAACCCGTTTGCGCCGCCCTACGATTTCCGTCCGATCCATCTCGGCAAGAAGATCGCCGCCGGCGCGCAGTTCATCCAGACCCAGTACTGCTTCGACGTGCCGATGCTGAAGACCTTCATGGCCAAGGCGCGCGACCTTGGCCTGCTGGACAAGGTGTTCCTGCTGGTCGGCGTCGGGCCGCTCGCCTCGGCCAAGACGGCGAAATGGATCCGCTCCAACGTGCCAGGCATCCATATTCCCGACGCGGTGATCCAGCGGCTGGAGGGCGCGCAGGACCAGAAGAAGGAAGGCAAGCAGCTCTGCATCGACATCATCAACGAGGTGAAGGAGATCCCCGGCGTCTCCGGCATTCACGTGATGGCCTACCGGCAGGAGGAATATGTCGCGGAGATCGTCAGTGAATCCGGCGTGCTGCGGGGGCGACGTCCGTGGAACCGCGAGGCCGCGCGCGACGAACTCGTGGTGGCCGAGCGCATGCGCCATCTGCGCGAGGACGAGCCCGACCAGGCACCGCAGAAGATCGTCGAGCGGGTGGGCCACTGA
- a CDS encoding dienelactone hydrolase family protein, protein MPKQIDIDIADGTCAATLFVPAGASSSPAVILYMDAFGPRPAMDGMAERLAGQGYAVLVPDLFYRFGTYGPFDAKTAFANAETGQFLRRMITETTQAMTAADTGAFLDALANEGFAGKVGTVGYCMGGGRALNAAAAHPDRIVAAASLHGGNLANDAPDSPAANAAKIKARVYVGVAGVDGSFPPEQSARLAQAFREAEVDHLVENYVGMKHGWCVPDHSVYDEAGAERHWKRLATLFDETLRG, encoded by the coding sequence TTGCCGAAGCAAATCGACATTGACATTGCCGACGGGACTTGCGCTGCTACCCTGTTCGTGCCGGCCGGAGCATCGTCCAGCCCCGCCGTCATCCTCTACATGGACGCCTTCGGACCGCGGCCGGCGATGGACGGGATGGCCGAGCGGCTGGCGGGGCAGGGCTATGCCGTTCTGGTGCCCGACCTGTTCTACCGTTTCGGCACCTACGGCCCATTCGATGCGAAGACTGCCTTTGCCAATGCCGAGACCGGTCAGTTTCTGCGCAGGATGATCACCGAGACGACGCAGGCGATGACGGCCGCCGACACCGGCGCGTTCCTCGACGCGCTGGCGAACGAGGGTTTTGCCGGCAAGGTCGGCACGGTCGGCTACTGTATGGGCGGCGGACGCGCGCTCAATGCGGCGGCGGCTCATCCCGACCGGATCGTCGCGGCGGCGAGCCTGCATGGCGGCAACCTCGCCAACGACGCGCCCGACAGCCCGGCCGCCAACGCCGCGAAGATCAAGGCGCGCGTCTATGTCGGCGTCGCCGGCGTCGACGGCAGCTTCCCGCCTGAACAGTCCGCGCGCCTGGCGCAAGCGTTTCGCGAGGCGGAGGTCGACCATCTGGTCGAGAACTATGTCGGCATGAAGCACGGCTGGTGCGTGCCGGACCATTCCGTCTACGACGAGGCCGGTGCAGAGCGGCACTGGAAGCGGCTGGCAACGCTGTTCGATGAGACGCTGCGGGGGTGA
- a CDS encoding DUF4893 domain-containing protein, whose product MTSRRLALAALAFLVPSASWATGEIEGLITKADRERLSNYETTRAEALKEAREGGSAEEIAILDKVVDARQQSWSGFDMTGDWQCRTIKTGGFAKLIVYGWFKCRVTDDGSGWTLTKLTGSQKTKGRFFTDSDFRQTYLGTFAVNDDPFPTYGKGPETDQVGYAFLMSPTSWRIEFPAPYYESKLDILEFRR is encoded by the coding sequence ATGACGTCCCGCAGACTGGCGCTCGCCGCCCTCGCCTTCCTCGTCCCCTCGGCCTCCTGGGCCACCGGCGAGATCGAGGGCCTGATCACCAAGGCCGACCGGGAGAGGCTGTCGAACTACGAGACCACCCGCGCGGAGGCGTTGAAGGAGGCGCGCGAGGGCGGCAGCGCGGAGGAGATCGCGATCCTCGACAAGGTCGTCGACGCGCGGCAGCAGTCCTGGTCCGGCTTCGACATGACCGGCGACTGGCAGTGTCGCACGATCAAGACCGGCGGCTTCGCGAAGCTGATCGTCTATGGCTGGTTCAAGTGCCGCGTGACCGATGACGGCTCGGGCTGGACGCTGACCAAGCTGACCGGCTCGCAGAAGACAAAGGGCCGCTTCTTCACCGACAGCGACTTCCGCCAGACGTATCTCGGCACCTTCGCGGTGAACGACGATCCTTTTCCGACCTACGGCAAGGGTCCGGAGACCGACCAGGTGGGCTACGCGTTCCTGATGTCGCCGACCTCCTGGCGCATCGAGTTCCCGGCGCCCTACTACGAATCCAAGCTCGACATCCTTGAATTCCGCCGCTGA
- a CDS encoding DUF1638 domain-containing protein, with product MKAGSKSDRVLVIGCGMIAREVLAVKAQLRLDHLDLTCLPAEFHYTPDRIPAAMDKAIEEAKAEGYRHILAGYADCGTGGMLDKVLEKHGVERIAGPHCFAFYQGIAAFEAIGDDDMTTFYMTDFLCRQFDAFFMKPLGLDRHPELAKDYFGHYEKLVYLAQTDDPALEPVAQKAAAMLGLAYEKRRTGYGDLAPALARAVAAT from the coding sequence ATGAAGGCAGGCAGCAAGAGCGACCGCGTCCTCGTCATCGGCTGCGGCATGATCGCCCGCGAGGTGCTGGCGGTGAAGGCACAGCTGCGCCTCGACCATCTCGACCTCACCTGCCTGCCGGCCGAGTTCCACTACACACCGGACCGCATCCCCGCCGCCATGGACAAGGCGATCGAGGAGGCGAAGGCGGAAGGCTATAGGCACATCCTGGCCGGCTATGCCGATTGCGGCACCGGCGGGATGCTCGACAAGGTGCTGGAGAAGCACGGCGTCGAGCGCATCGCCGGGCCGCACTGCTTCGCCTTCTACCAGGGCATCGCCGCCTTCGAGGCGATCGGCGACGATGACATGACGACCTTCTACATGACCGACTTCCTCTGCCGGCAGTTCGACGCCTTCTTCATGAAGCCGCTCGGCCTCGACCGGCACCCGGAACTGGCGAAGGATTATTTCGGCCACTACGAGAAGCTGGTCTATCTCGCGCAGACAGATGATCCCGCGCTCGAGCCAGTGGCGCAGAAGGCCGCCGCGATGCTGGGCCTCGCCTACGAAAAACGGCGAACAGGCTATGGCGACCTCGCGCCGGCGCTGGCCAGGGCGGTTGCGGCAACATGA
- a CDS encoding methylenetetrahydrofolate reductase C-terminal domain-containing protein, with the protein MPETLKSTTPADTAAATPPSAPAGVTQATVVKKSAPKSDYKPADVSPQRRVQRSYAIRLWSIRHSRGLEWFYARFADLFLLLHPLWKGIGYGRVEAPVKFVEKRVKGFMFDCRMCGQCILSSTGMSCPMNCPKQLRNGPCGGVRANGNCEVEPDMPCVWVKAWEGSRNMVHGDAILNLQKPVDQSLRETSAWLRVTAQAGAAKDQARAGAGA; encoded by the coding sequence ATGCCTGAAACCCTGAAATCGACGACGCCGGCCGACACGGCCGCCGCGACACCGCCCTCGGCGCCGGCCGGCGTCACGCAGGCGACCGTGGTCAAGAAATCGGCGCCGAAGAGCGACTACAAGCCGGCCGACGTGTCGCCGCAGCGCCGCGTGCAGCGCTCCTATGCGATCCGCCTCTGGTCGATCCGCCATTCGCGCGGGCTCGAATGGTTCTACGCCCGCTTCGCCGACCTTTTCCTGCTTTTGCATCCGCTGTGGAAGGGCATCGGCTACGGCCGGGTCGAAGCGCCGGTGAAGTTCGTCGAGAAGCGGGTGAAGGGCTTCATGTTCGACTGCCGCATGTGCGGCCAGTGCATCCTGTCCTCGACCGGCATGTCCTGCCCGATGAACTGCCCCAAGCAGCTGCGCAACGGCCCCTGCGGCGGCGTGCGCGCCAACGGCAATTGCGAGGTCGAGCCCGACATGCCTTGCGTCTGGGTGAAAGCCTGGGAAGGCTCTCGCAACATGGTGCATGGCGACGCGATCCTGAACCTGCAGAAGCCGGTGGATCAGTCGTTGCGCGAGACATCGGCCTGGCTGCGCGTCACGGCCCAAGCAGGTGCGGCGAAGGACCAGGCCCGCGCGGGAGCCGGCGCATGA
- a CDS encoding trimethylamine methyltransferase family protein, whose product MSEPAAVDLEKGGEEPGTGRRGRGDRASGGAAARRAARSGGGPGQQLTYIRREIPLYEVLNEEGLTLIEKNADTVLEEVGIIFRDDPETLAMWKDAGADVRGDRVHFPKGLPRSLLKTAPSIYTQHARNPERSVQIGGNATVFAPVYGPPFVRDLDGNRRYATIEDFRNFVKLAYMAPSIHHSGGTVCEPVDVPVNKRHLDMIYSHIRYSDKPFMGSVTAPERAEDTVAMAKIVFGDDFVENNTVLTSLINANSPMVFDDTMLGALKVYARHNQACIVTPFILAGAMSPVTVAGTLTQVLAEVLAGAAVTQLVRPGAPVLFGTFASSISMQSGAPTFGTPEPSLVSYGAAQLARRLGLPFRTGGSLCASKIPDAQAAYESANTLNSTILAGTNFVLHAAGWLEGGLASCYEKFMMDIDQLGMQQKFAQGVDLSENGQAMDAIRQVGPGSHYLGCDHTQANFQTAFYRSSIADNNSFEQWEAEGSKPAHQRANELARRWLETYEAPALDQGIDEALLAFIRQKKESMPDAFT is encoded by the coding sequence ATGAGCGAGCCGGCAGCAGTTGACCTGGAAAAGGGCGGCGAGGAACCCGGCACCGGCCGGCGCGGGCGCGGCGATCGCGCGAGCGGCGGCGCGGCTGCACGACGCGCGGCACGCTCCGGCGGCGGCCCCGGCCAGCAGCTCACCTATATCAGGCGCGAGATCCCGCTCTACGAGGTGCTGAACGAGGAGGGGCTCACCCTCATCGAGAAGAACGCCGACACGGTGCTCGAAGAGGTCGGCATTATCTTCCGCGACGATCCCGAGACACTCGCGATGTGGAAGGATGCCGGCGCCGACGTGCGCGGCGACCGCGTGCATTTCCCCAAGGGCCTGCCGCGCTCGCTGCTCAAGACCGCGCCGTCCATCTACACCCAGCATGCGCGCAATCCCGAGCGTTCCGTCCAGATCGGCGGCAACGCCACCGTCTTCGCGCCGGTCTACGGCCCGCCCTTCGTGCGCGACCTCGACGGTAACCGCCGCTACGCCACGATCGAGGACTTCCGCAATTTCGTGAAGCTTGCCTACATGGCGCCGTCGATCCACCACTCGGGCGGCACGGTGTGCGAGCCGGTCGACGTGCCGGTCAACAAGCGCCACCTCGACATGATCTATTCGCACATCCGCTACTCCGACAAACCCTTCATGGGCTCGGTCACCGCGCCCGAGCGCGCGGAGGACACGGTGGCGATGGCCAAGATCGTGTTCGGCGACGATTTCGTCGAGAACAACACGGTGCTGACCTCGCTGATCAATGCCAACTCGCCGATGGTGTTCGACGACACCATGCTCGGCGCGCTCAAGGTCTATGCCCGCCACAACCAGGCCTGCATCGTCACGCCCTTCATCCTGGCCGGCGCGATGAGCCCGGTGACGGTCGCGGGCACGCTGACGCAGGTTCTGGCCGAAGTCCTGGCGGGCGCCGCCGTCACCCAACTCGTGCGCCCCGGCGCGCCGGTGCTGTTCGGCACCTTCGCCTCCTCGATCTCGATGCAATCGGGCGCGCCGACCTTCGGCACGCCGGAGCCGTCGCTGGTCTCCTACGGTGCTGCCCAGCTCGCCCGGCGCCTCGGTCTCCCGTTCCGCACCGGCGGCTCGCTCTGCGCCTCGAAGATCCCGGATGCGCAGGCGGCCTATGAGAGCGCCAACACGCTGAACTCGACCATCCTCGCCGGCACCAATTTCGTGCTGCACGCGGCCGGCTGGCTCGAGGGCGGCCTCGCCTCCTGCTACGAGAAGTTCATGATGGACATCGACCAACTCGGCATGCAGCAGAAGTTCGCCCAGGGCGTCGACCTGTCGGAAAACGGCCAGGCCATGGACGCGATCCGGCAGGTCGGGCCGGGCAGCCACTATCTCGGCTGCGACCACACCCAGGCGAATTTCCAGACTGCCTTCTACCGCTCCTCGATCGCCGACAACAATTCGTTCGAGCAGTGGGAAGCCGAAGGCTCCAAGCCAGCGCACCAGCGCGCCAACGAGCTCGCCCGTCGCTGGCTCGAAACCTACGAGGCCCCGGCGCTCGACCAGGGCATCGACGAGGCGCTTTTGGCCTTCATCCGCCAGAAGAAGGAGTCGATGCCCGACGCCTTCACGTGA
- a CDS encoding exopolysaccharide biosynthesis protein — MDEHEQQALPGTPRRPQPARLSSLFERLAAEGEGPITIAEIRTALGDRSLATLLIFFAVINLIPLPPPSSAILGLPLLIVAAQMLYGSTSVWLPKRILDISLTRPQFRGAMDRIVPWLTWLEKYIRPRYWPFWPKQGERVVGAISLFLAIIVTLPIPLGNWFPAFSITLLGFALSERDGVMLGVGALAGIFALLVIGLVIGSAGAALGFVWSHMGAIW, encoded by the coding sequence ATGGACGAACACGAGCAGCAGGCTCTGCCTGGGACGCCTCGGCGCCCGCAGCCGGCGCGCCTGTCGTCCCTGTTCGAACGGCTGGCGGCGGAGGGCGAAGGTCCGATCACCATTGCCGAAATCCGCACCGCGCTCGGCGATCGCAGCCTGGCGACGCTGCTGATCTTCTTCGCCGTCATCAACCTGATCCCGCTGCCGCCGCCCTCGTCCGCCATCCTCGGCCTGCCGCTGCTCATCGTCGCCGCGCAGATGCTCTACGGCTCGACCAGCGTCTGGCTGCCGAAGCGCATCCTCGACATCTCGCTGACGCGCCCGCAGTTCCGCGGCGCGATGGACCGTATCGTGCCGTGGCTGACCTGGCTGGAGAAATACATCCGCCCGCGCTACTGGCCCTTCTGGCCGAAGCAGGGCGAGCGCGTGGTCGGCGCGATCTCGCTGTTCCTGGCGATCATCGTGACGCTGCCGATTCCGCTCGGGAACTGGTTTCCTGCCTTTTCGATCACCCTGCTTGGCTTTGCGCTCTCGGAGCGGGACGGGGTCATGCTGGGCGTGGGCGCGCTGGCCGGCATCTTCGCGCTTCTGGTGATCGGGCTGGTGATCGGATCGGCGGGCGCGGCACTCGGCTTCGTCTGGTCGCACATGGGCGCGATCTGGTAG
- a CDS encoding virulence factor, with translation MADLIVVYWRDIPAQVIVKKGRQTAKRELSLRFTEAIDMAAMRSGAGDTDAYLAEWRKADPVPVSDELEAEADKATAALEAAYDRDRLVALAKSGGRDDA, from the coding sequence ATGGCCGATTTGATCGTCGTCTACTGGCGGGACATTCCGGCACAGGTGATCGTGAAGAAGGGGCGCCAGACCGCCAAGCGCGAGCTGTCGCTGCGCTTCACGGAGGCGATCGACATGGCCGCGATGCGCTCTGGCGCCGGCGACACCGACGCCTATCTCGCCGAATGGCGCAAGGCCGACCCCGTGCCCGTCAGCGACGAGCTGGAAGCCGAGGCCGACAAGGCGACGGCCGCGCTCGAGGCTGCCTACGACCGCGACCGTCTCGTGGCGCTGGCCAAGTCGGGGGGGCGGGACGATGCCTGA